One part of the Melospiza melodia melodia isolate bMelMel2 chromosome 3, bMelMel2.pri, whole genome shotgun sequence genome encodes these proteins:
- the TRIB2 gene encoding tribbles homolog 2, producing MNIQRSTPITIARYGRPRNKTQDFEELSSIRSIEPSQSFSPNLGSPSPPETPNLSHCVSCIGKYLLLEPLEGDHVFRAVHLHSGEELVCKVFDIGCYQELLAPCFCLPAHKNINQITEIILGETKAYVFFERSYGDMHSFVRTCKKLKEEEAAKLFYQIASAVAHCHDGGLVLRDLKLRKFIFKDEERTRVKLESLEDAYILRGNDDSLSDKHGCPAYVSPEILNTNGSYSGKAADVWSLGVMLYTMLVGRYPFHDIEPSSLFSKIRRGQFNIPETLSPKAKCLIRSILRREPSERLTSQEILDHPWFSTDFNVSNSGYGAKEVSDQLVPDVNMEEDLDPFFN from the exons ATGAACATACAAAGGTCAACCCCTATCACGATAGCACGATATGGGAGACCGCGGAATaaaacccaggattttgaagAGCTCTCGTCCATACGGTCCATCGAGCCAAGCCAGAGTTTTAGCCCGAATCTAGGCTCGCCGAGCCCGCCGGAGACCCCGAACTTGTCGCATTGCGTTTCTTGCATCGGGAAATACTTATTGTTGGAGCCTCTCGAGGGAGACCACGTTTTCCGAGCCGTACATCTGCACAGCGGCGAGGAGCTGGTTTGCAAG GTGTTTGATATTGGCTGCTACCAGGAGTTATTAGCACCATGTTTTTGTCTGCCTGCGCATAAAAATATCAACCAAATTACTGAAATAATTCTTGGGGAGACAAAAGCATATGTGTTCTTTGAAAGGAGCTATGGGGACATGCATTCATTTGTTCGTACCTGCAAGAAGCTGAAAGAAGAGGAGGCAGCCAAACTCTTCTATCAAATAGCTTCTGCTGTTGCACACTGCCATGATGGTGGACTGGTACTGCGGGATCTCAAGCTGCGGAAATTTATTTTTAAGGATGAAGAAAG GACTAGAGTGAAATTGGAAAGCCTAGAAGATGCTTATATTTTAAGAGGAAATGATGACTCTCTTTCTGATAAGCATGGATGCCCAGCCTATGTGAGTCCAGAGATCTTGAACACAAATGGCAGCTACTCTGGCAAAGCAGCGGACGTGTGGAGTCTAGGTGTCATGCTTTATACCATGCTGGTTGGACGCTATCCTTTCCATGACATTGAGCCTAGTTCCCTCTTCAGCAAGATCCGCCGTGGGCAGTTTAACATTCCAGAAACTCTATCCCCTAAGGCAAAATGCCTCATACGTAGCATACTGCGTCGAGAGCCATCAGAAAGGCTGACTTCACAGGAAATTCTGGACCATCCATGGTTTTCTACAGATTTTAATGTATCGAATTCAGGATATGGTGCTAAGGAAGTATCAGATCAGCTGGTGCCTGATGTCAACATGGAAGAAGACTTGGACCCATTCTTTAACTGA